One Prunus dulcis chromosome 8, ALMONDv2, whole genome shotgun sequence DNA window includes the following coding sequences:
- the LOC117636496 gene encoding angio-associated migratory cell protein, whose product MTNPVQDFHEEEEDDQGEVYLDEADIIGEVDVDDEDLPDADDEIIDEPDDSMHIFTGHTGELYTVVCSPTDPTLVATGGGDDRGFLWKIGQGDWAFELQGHKDSVSSLAFSTDGQLLASGSLDGIIQIWDITSQNLKCTLEGPGGGIEWVRWHPRGHLVLAGTEDSIVWMWNADKGSYLNSFSGHGGSVSCGDFTPDGKTICTGSADATLRIWNPKSGENIHVVQGHLYHTAGLTCLAISSDSTLAVTGCEDGSIHVVNIVTGKVVSSLPSHSDSVECIELAPSFPWAAIGSMDNKLIIWDLQHSLARSTCDHEDGVTCLTWLGGSRYLATGCGDGKVRLWDSLSGDCVRTFNGHSESIQSLSVSANQEFLVSVSTDGTARVFEIAEYK is encoded by the exons atgaccaatccAGTTCAGGATTttcatgaagaagaagaagatgaccaGGGTGAGGTTTATCTTGATGAAGCTGACATTATTGGCGAAGTCGATGTTGATGATGAAG ATCTTCCTGATGCAGATGATGAAATTATTG ATGAGCCTGATGACTCCATGCACATATTCACTGGTCATACTG GTGAGCTTTACACGGTTGTCTGCAGCCCAACAGATCCTACATTAGTTGCAACTGGGGGTGGAGATGACAGAGGGTTTCTTTGGAAAATTGGACAAGGAGATTGGGCGTTTGAGCTCCAAG GTCATAAGGATTCTGTTTCTAGTTTAGCATTTAGTACTGATGGACAATTGCTTGCATCCGGAAGCTTGGATGGAATTATTCAAATTTGGGATATCACATCACAAAATCTGAAATGCACTCTTGAAGGTCCTGGGGGGGGCATTGAG TGGGTCAGGTGGCATCCTAGGGGGCATCTGGTCCTGGCTGGTACAGAGGACTCTATTGTTTGGATGTGGAATGCTGACAAAGGTTCCTATCTTAATTCGTTTTCAGGCCATGGTGGTAGCGTGAGTTGTGGTGATTTTACCCCCGATG GTAAAACAATATGCACTGGTTCTGCTGATGCAACTTTGAGAATATGGAATCCAAAAAGTGGCGAAAACATTCATGTGGTACAAG GTCACCTGTACCATACTGCAGGATTGACATGTTTGGCAATAAGCTCTGATTCAACTCTAGCTGTTACTGGTTGTGAAGATGGTTCTATCCATGTTGTCAACATAGTAACTGGAAAG GTTGTTAGTTCCCTGCCTTCACATTCAGATTCTGTCGAATGTATCGAGCTTGCCCCAAG CTTCCCGTGGGCTGCAATAGGAAGTATGGATAACAAGCTAATCATCTGGGATTTGCAGCATTCGTTGGCCCGCTCCACATGTGATCATGAG GATGGAGTGACATGCTTGACATGGCTTGGTGGATCGAGGTACCTAGCAACGGGTTGCGGGGATGGGAAGGTTCGACTGTGGGATAGTCTCTCGGGTGATTGTGTAAGAACCTTCAATGGGCACAGTGAATCTATTCagtctctctctgtttctgccaaccaagagtttcTTGTTTCAGTATCTACTGATGGAACTGCCCGAGTTTTTGAGATTGCAGAATATAAGTAA